In one window of Streptomyces sp. NBC_00193 DNA:
- a CDS encoding RNA polymerase sigma-70 factor: MDIPPLQTPDTATDTFVAHRNLLFTVAYEMLGSAADAEDVLQETWLRWAGVDLDTVGDQRAYLVRITTRQALNRLRTMSRRKEAYVGQWLPEPLLTTPDVAEDVELAESMSMAMMLVLETLGPTERAVFVLREVFGLDYEEIATAVDKTPAAVRQIAHRSRKHVDARRPRRAVSPSEARVAVELFQRAFETGDLQGLLDVLAPEVVYMGDGGGIKHAALRPVVGALHVARLFTGMTGKAGKAGIGLSFTPTMVNGTPALAVHVDGVLDGVIAVRVEETRITGLYFVRNPEKLSHVDTETTPTLR, encoded by the coding sequence GTGGACATACCCCCCTTGCAGACCCCCGATACGGCGACCGACACCTTCGTCGCCCACCGCAACCTGCTCTTCACCGTCGCCTACGAGATGCTCGGCTCGGCGGCCGACGCCGAGGACGTGCTGCAGGAGACCTGGCTGCGCTGGGCGGGCGTCGACCTGGACACGGTCGGCGACCAGCGCGCCTACCTGGTGCGGATCACCACCCGCCAGGCGCTGAACCGGCTGCGCACCATGAGCCGCCGCAAGGAGGCCTACGTCGGCCAGTGGCTGCCGGAACCGCTGCTCACCACGCCGGACGTGGCCGAGGACGTGGAACTGGCCGAGAGCATGTCGATGGCGATGATGCTGGTCCTGGAGACGCTCGGGCCGACCGAGCGGGCCGTCTTCGTGCTCCGCGAGGTGTTCGGCCTCGACTACGAGGAGATCGCCACCGCCGTCGACAAGACGCCGGCGGCCGTCCGGCAGATCGCCCACCGGTCCCGCAAGCACGTCGACGCGCGCCGCCCCCGCCGGGCGGTCTCCCCGAGCGAGGCACGGGTGGCCGTCGAGCTGTTCCAGCGGGCGTTCGAAACCGGGGACCTGCAGGGCCTCCTCGACGTGCTCGCCCCCGAGGTCGTCTACATGGGCGACGGGGGCGGCATCAAGCACGCCGCACTGCGGCCGGTCGTGGGCGCCCTCCATGTGGCCCGCCTGTTCACCGGTATGACGGGCAAGGCCGGGAAGGCCGGGATCGGTCTCTCCTTCACTCCGACCATGGTCAACGGCACCCCGGCCCTGGCCGTCCACGTGGACGGAGTGCTCGACGGAGTCATCGCCGTCCGCGTCGAGGAGACCCGCATCACCGGCCTCTACTTCGTCCGCA